A part of Microaerobacter geothermalis genomic DNA contains:
- a CDS encoding HD domain-containing phosphohydrolase, giving the protein MDCNLKWQSLYQIANRLVSQYDLQEIFSMFNQEIIRIGQYDLCAVYMYEGEKLVLKDRKGTQQRQIPENHTIHFGESVLDEVIHEKRTLLLKEITDQPSLLGIDQLAILNLFAAPIIIHEQSYGVVMIGSSKETAFLPDEIQFLTSIVQSLTIAVNHSIQFRHLMIQNKISSLVASHRNLTEIYPQLVNELKNLVQFDGLLITIPHPYREEEIICYPLYLNHQLLVLKKSFLPAKGSATKKLLESNSYMLDNQLNGSIHYYEESFFCNVCFQSVLRLPLTLHNKPVGAIHLYAEDCHHFNQTQVKQLNNLAVQLSPLIEHVIRYNFEEQKRKAKKMVKYIGEHLLRDRDIEEILRISSKVMERYLELDHVFFFIMNDEELTLKMINHQTYEMPPFPLTDHSPLITSFIQNKTLTFHSIADLGEVHSNLKQLQVQSAAIIPLMDAIERRVNGILLVADKKNRNRFTQKSCEINFQLLSQLGTYINRKIKQKELERSNLAIVKALTAALDKKDSETEGHSERVVAYSMAIADALHLSEGERTKLRWGALLHDIGKIGIPDAILLKPGKLTKEEWEIMKKHPEIGFDMIKGIEFLEGATDVVLYHHERIDGKGYPMGLKGNDIPLAARIFAIADAFDAITSERPYKRALPVEHAIEVIKECSGSQFCPSCVNGFLTIPLEILYEIKDSGSQNNQSSKPFTKLYI; this is encoded by the coding sequence GTGGATTGTAATCTAAAATGGCAATCTCTGTACCAAATCGCCAACCGATTGGTTTCACAATATGATCTTCAGGAAATTTTTTCAATGTTTAATCAGGAAATCATACGAATTGGACAATATGATCTATGCGCCGTTTACATGTATGAAGGGGAGAAATTGGTTCTTAAGGATAGGAAAGGAACTCAACAGCGTCAAATTCCTGAAAATCATACGATTCACTTTGGAGAAAGTGTTTTGGATGAAGTGATCCATGAAAAAAGAACCCTTCTCCTAAAAGAAATTACAGATCAGCCAAGTCTCCTTGGTATTGACCAATTAGCTATTTTAAACCTTTTTGCCGCTCCCATCATTATTCATGAGCAGAGCTATGGTGTTGTAATGATTGGATCATCTAAGGAAACCGCATTTCTTCCCGACGAGATTCAATTTCTTACATCTATTGTACAAAGTTTAACGATTGCGGTAAACCATTCCATTCAATTCCGCCACCTTATGATACAAAACAAAATTTCTTCATTAGTTGCTTCCCATCGAAATTTGACGGAAATATATCCTCAACTCGTAAACGAATTGAAAAATCTGGTTCAGTTTGACGGTTTGCTCATTACCATTCCCCATCCATACCGGGAAGAAGAAATTATTTGTTACCCCCTTTATTTAAATCACCAATTATTAGTCCTGAAAAAATCCTTTTTGCCTGCCAAAGGCTCCGCAACGAAAAAATTATTGGAATCGAATTCGTATATGCTTGACAACCAACTAAATGGAAGTATCCATTATTATGAGGAGTCCTTTTTCTGCAATGTTTGCTTTCAATCTGTTCTGCGTCTTCCACTAACATTGCATAACAAACCAGTGGGTGCCATTCACTTATACGCGGAAGATTGTCATCATTTTAACCAAACCCAAGTCAAACAATTAAATAACTTGGCAGTCCAGCTGAGCCCCCTGATTGAACATGTTATCCGTTATAATTTCGAAGAACAGAAAAGAAAAGCGAAAAAGATGGTGAAGTATATCGGTGAGCATTTATTAAGGGACAGGGATATAGAGGAAATTTTAAGGATCTCTTCAAAGGTGATGGAAAGATACCTGGAGCTAGATCACGTTTTCTTCTTTATTATGAATGATGAGGAACTTACGTTAAAAATGATCAACCATCAAACTTATGAAATGCCTCCATTTCCTTTAACGGACCATTCACCTTTGATCACTTCTTTTATTCAAAACAAAACACTAACCTTCCATTCGATTGCTGATCTGGGAGAAGTTCACTCCAATTTAAAACAATTGCAGGTGCAATCAGCAGCGATAATACCCTTGATGGACGCCATCGAAAGGAGAGTGAATGGAATTTTGTTGGTGGCTGACAAGAAAAATAGAAATCGATTTACTCAGAAATCTTGTGAAATTAATTTTCAACTCTTGAGTCAATTGGGAACATACATTAATCGAAAAATAAAACAGAAAGAATTGGAAAGAAGCAATCTGGCCATTGTTAAAGCATTAACCGCTGCTTTGGACAAAAAGGATTCTGAAACAGAAGGGCACTCTGAAAGGGTTGTTGCTTATAGTATGGCCATTGCCGATGCCCTTCATTTAAGTGAAGGTGAAAGAACAAAACTTCGTTGGGGGGCCTTGCTCCATGATATTGGGAAAATTGGTATCCCTGATGCGATCCTCTTAAAACCTGGAAAATTAACCAAAGAAGAGTGGGAAATCATGAAGAAACATCCTGAGATTGGTTTTGACATGATCAAAGGGATTGAATTTTTGGAAGGAGCGACGGATGTTGTCCTTTATCATCATGAACGGATAGATGGAAAAGGTTATCCAATGGGTTTAAAAGGAAATGACATACCCTTGGCGGCCAGAATATTTGCCATTGCCGACGCCTTTGATGCCATTACCAGTGAACGGCCATATAAAAGAGCCCTTCCTGTGGAACATGCCATTGAAGTGATCAAGGAATGTTCCGGTAGCCAATTTTGTCCCAGCTGTGTAAATGGTTTCTTAACCATTCCTTTGGAAATCCTGTATGAAATCAAGGATTCCGGTAGCCAGAATAATCAGTCATCGAAACCCTTTACTAAACTTTACATTTAA
- a CDS encoding TIGR01457 family HAD-type hydrolase gives MKQYLQYIIDLDGTMYRGKDVIPEAPLFVHWLIEKKYDYIFLTNNSSKTPDQVADDLNRFHIPCEPRQVITSSMVTAHYISTGGKGSRVYAIGEEGLMEALRKEGFIWDEKNPDYVICGIDRNFTYEKMAIACLAIRKGAQFISTNGDAVLPTERGMLPGNGSLTAAIAKASDAQPVFIGKPEATMIKYALEQIGGIKEQALMVGDNLHTDILSGIRAGIDTLFVLTGYSKVEDIDKYGIVPNYIVNHLGEWMEKMDRG, from the coding sequence ATGAAACAATATTTACAGTACATCATTGATTTGGATGGAACGATGTATAGGGGGAAAGATGTAATACCGGAAGCTCCTCTTTTTGTTCATTGGTTGATTGAAAAAAAATATGATTACATTTTTTTAACCAATAATTCATCCAAAACACCGGATCAAGTAGCAGATGATCTGAATCGTTTCCACATTCCCTGTGAGCCCCGGCAAGTAATCACAAGCAGCATGGTAACGGCCCACTATATTTCAACTGGAGGGAAGGGAAGTCGGGTGTATGCCATTGGAGAAGAGGGGTTGATGGAAGCATTGCGTAAAGAGGGATTTATCTGGGATGAGAAAAATCCTGACTATGTAATTTGTGGGATTGACAGGAATTTCACCTATGAAAAAATGGCCATTGCCTGTCTGGCTATCAGAAAGGGAGCCCAATTTATTTCCACCAATGGGGATGCGGTCCTTCCCACTGAAAGGGGAATGTTGCCAGGAAATGGTTCGCTAACAGCAGCCATAGCAAAGGCGTCGGATGCTCAACCTGTTTTTATTGGCAAGCCTGAAGCCACAATGATCAAGTATGCGCTTGAGCAAATAGGAGGAATAAAGGAACAGGCTCTCATGGTAGGAGATAATCTTCATACAGATATTCTCTCAGGAATTCGGGCCGGCATAGATACTTTGTTTGTTTTGACCGGTTACAGCAAAGTAGAAGATATTGATAAGTATGGAATTGTTCCAAATTATATAGTCAATCATTTAGGTGAATGGATGGAGAAGATGGATCGAGGCTAA
- a CDS encoding phosphatidylglycerophosphatase A family protein, translating to MVKEKDVKEKALELLSERGVTMDHLVELVQFLQQDYFPQLSVEDCIYNIDKVLNKREVQNTIITGIHLDLLAENNHLDEPLLSMVKRDEGLYGVDETMALSIINIYGSIGFTNYGYIDKVKPGILERLNDKSTGKVNTFLDDIVGAIAAAASSRLAHSKWGNQD from the coding sequence ATGGTTAAAGAAAAAGATGTAAAAGAAAAAGCATTGGAACTGTTGTCAGAGCGAGGAGTAACCATGGACCATTTGGTAGAACTGGTTCAATTTCTGCAACAGGATTACTTTCCTCAATTAAGTGTCGAAGACTGTATCTATAATATCGATAAAGTCTTAAATAAGCGAGAAGTGCAAAATACGATTATTACTGGAATCCATCTGGATCTGCTGGCTGAAAATAATCACTTGGACGAACCCCTTTTATCAATGGTCAAAAGAGACGAGGGGCTTTATGGAGTGGATGAAACCATGGCACTTTCCATTATTAACATATACGGAAGTATTGGCTTTACCAATTATGGCTACATCGACAAGGTGAAACCAGGAATACTGGAAAGATTAAATGATAAATCCACAGGAAAAGTAAATACCTTTTTAGACGACATTGTCGGAGCGATTGCTGCGGCTGCTTCCAGTCGCCTTGCCCATTCGAAATGGGGGAACCAAGATTAG
- a CDS encoding SDR family oxidoreductase has translation MGQHPVALVTGGAKGLGYMTCIQMAKDGCNIVVNYRHDRERAQQICIQLEKYGIVAVAIKGDVGSEKDNEELIKQVLNRFEKVDILIHNAGPYIFAKKKMTEYTIEEWNQVINGNLFSFFHLAKLVLPHMRRQKWGRIISMGFDRAQTAPPWPFRSIYAAAKVGLVSLTKTLALEEAKNGITVNMVCPGDIIDPFKEETIQRVRKMEDREVPVGRPGTGEDIARVISFLCHPDSDFITGNVVEVTGGRDVLGKHRQDL, from the coding sequence ATGGGACAACATCCTGTGGCTTTAGTGACAGGGGGAGCAAAAGGGCTTGGATATATGACGTGCATTCAAATGGCCAAGGATGGCTGTAATATTGTGGTTAATTATCGTCATGATAGAGAAAGAGCGCAGCAAATATGCATTCAATTGGAGAAATATGGAATTGTTGCTGTGGCCATTAAAGGAGATGTCGGGAGCGAAAAGGACAATGAAGAGTTAATAAAACAAGTCCTTAACCGATTTGAAAAGGTGGATATCCTGATTCATAATGCCGGACCATACATATTTGCAAAGAAAAAAATGACAGAATATACCATTGAGGAATGGAATCAGGTGATAAACGGTAATCTTTTTAGTTTTTTTCATCTAGCTAAACTAGTTCTACCCCATATGAGGCGCCAAAAATGGGGAAGAATTATCTCAATGGGATTTGACCGTGCCCAAACGGCACCTCCCTGGCCATTTCGCTCGATTTATGCAGCGGCCAAGGTAGGATTAGTCTCATTAACCAAAACATTGGCTTTAGAGGAGGCAAAAAATGGGATAACGGTAAACATGGTTTGCCCAGGTGATATTATCGATCCTTTCAAAGAAGAAACCATTCAACGTGTTCGCAAAATGGAGGATCGGGAAGTACCGGTGGGAAGACCAGGAACTGGAGAGGATATTGCCAGGGTAATTTCCTTTTTGTGCCATCCTGATTCAGATTTCATTACGGGAAATGTGGTGGAAGTAACCGGGGGTAGAGATGTGTTGGGTAAACACAGACAGGATTTATGA
- a CDS encoding NUDIX domain-containing protein, translating to MFPLYLGGVVMTNHKIRGLELPGGKMEEGEIPVQAAIRETFEETGAVLEEIKWIGQYQVYQRNGEGLLIKSIYLGQVEYFMPLPPDSEALGYEIFHDKPQVEEPKFSFIVKDDVFQYLWKKVMEKGNE from the coding sequence GTGTTTCCCTTGTATCTGGGTGGGGTGGTAATGACAAATCATAAAATCCGAGGATTAGAGCTTCCGGGAGGAAAAATGGAAGAGGGGGAAATCCCTGTTCAGGCAGCAATCCGTGAAACCTTCGAAGAAACAGGGGCTGTTTTAGAGGAAATTAAGTGGATAGGACAGTATCAAGTATATCAAAGAAATGGTGAAGGTTTGCTTATTAAGTCCATTTATTTGGGACAGGTGGAATATTTCATGCCCCTTCCGCCGGATTCCGAAGCCTTGGGATATGAAATATTTCATGATAAACCCCAAGTAGAAGAGCCGAAATTTAGTTTTATTGTAAAGGATGATGTATTTCAGTATTTATGGAAAAAGGTGATGGAAAAAGGGAACGAATGA
- a CDS encoding NifU family protein produces the protein MSMTEQVQEVLDKLRPYIQRDGGDVELMGVDEGIVKVRLLGACGSCPSSTITLKAGIERALMEEVPGVKSVEQVF, from the coding sequence ATGTCAATGACTGAACAAGTTCAAGAAGTTTTAGACAAACTTCGTCCATATATTCAACGTGACGGCGGAGACGTCGAATTAATGGGTGTGGATGAAGGAATTGTTAAGGTGAGATTGTTAGGTGCATGCGGAAGTTGCCCCAGTTCCACCATTACCCTTAAAGCTGGGATTGAGCGTGCCCTAATGGAAGAAGTCCCAGGAGTCAAAAGTGTGGAACAAGTGTTCTAA
- the cysK gene encoding cysteine synthase A: MKKIYSNVKELIGNTPLMEITQFPLQNRVRLFAKLEFFNPGGSIKDRLGLELLADAEASGKLKPGGTIIEPTAGNTGIGIALAAVGRGYKVIFTVPEKFSLEKQELMKALGATIIHTPTEDGMTGAIAKAKELAKEIPDSFVPQQFANPANPDAYYKTAGPEIWMQLDGHVDIFVAGAGTGGTFMGIARYLKERNPDCKTVIVEPEGSIIGGGEAGPHKTEGIGMEFLPPYMDTSYFDEIYTISDEEAFDLVKELALKEGLLVGSSSGAALAASLKEAQKAKPGTHIVTIFPDGSERYLSKKIYQGGI; this comes from the coding sequence ATGAAAAAGATCTACTCAAATGTTAAAGAATTAATTGGTAATACTCCTCTTATGGAAATTACCCAATTTCCTCTTCAAAATCGGGTGCGTCTGTTTGCCAAACTGGAATTTTTTAATCCAGGAGGAAGTATTAAAGATCGGCTGGGATTGGAACTGTTAGCTGATGCGGAAGCTTCCGGCAAATTAAAGCCAGGTGGAACCATCATTGAACCGACCGCAGGAAATACCGGCATTGGTATTGCATTAGCTGCTGTTGGCAGAGGATACAAGGTAATTTTTACCGTACCGGAGAAATTTTCCCTTGAAAAGCAGGAGTTAATGAAAGCTTTGGGAGCAACCATTATCCATACGCCTACAGAAGATGGAATGACCGGAGCCATAGCCAAGGCTAAGGAACTGGCAAAAGAAATTCCCGACAGCTTTGTTCCCCAGCAGTTTGCCAATCCGGCCAATCCGGATGCTTACTATAAGACTGCCGGCCCGGAAATATGGATGCAGCTGGATGGCCATGTGGATATCTTTGTTGCCGGGGCTGGGACGGGTGGTACTTTTATGGGTATTGCTAGATATTTAAAGGAAAGGAATCCTGACTGTAAAACTGTCATTGTAGAGCCGGAAGGGTCAATTATTGGAGGGGGAGAAGCAGGACCCCATAAAACAGAAGGGATTGGTATGGAATTCCTTCCTCCATATATGGATACATCTTATTTTGATGAAATTTATACGATATCTGATGAGGAGGCCTTCGATTTGGTGAAGGAATTGGCTCTAAAGGAAGGGCTTTTAGTAGGTAGTTCTTCTGGAGCGGCTCTGGCTGCATCGTTAAAGGAGGCTCAAAAGGCGAAACCAGGTACTCATATTGTTACCATTTTTCCTGACGGCAGTGAAAGATATTTAAGCAAGAAAATTTATCAGGGGGGAATCTAA
- a CDS encoding bifunctional cystathionine gamma-lyase/homocysteine desulfhydrase, with translation MKRKTKLIHGGIQGDPHTGAVSVPIYQVSTYKQEGVGKHKGYEYSRTGNPTRFALEEYIAALEGGTRGFAFASGMAAFSTVLMLFDKGDHFVVGDDVYGGTYRLLSKVFSRLGLNATFVDTSDLDAVKSAITPNTKAIFLETPSNPLLKISDISAVAELTRSQGLLLGVDNTFMTPYWQNPLELGADIVIHSATKYLGGHSDVVAGLVAVKDESLGNELHFLQNSVGAVLGPQDSWLLMRGIKTLGVRMEEHERNARDLAYWLSNRKDIGKVYYPGLSSHPGHAIAKKQAGGFGGMISFDVGSGERAEKVLSRVKYFTLAESLGAVESLISVPAKMTHASIPPERRAELGISDGLIRVSIGIEDIEDLIEDLEQALA, from the coding sequence ATGAAACGGAAAACAAAATTAATCCACGGAGGGATTCAGGGGGACCCCCATACCGGGGCTGTTTCTGTTCCCATCTATCAAGTAAGCACCTATAAGCAAGAGGGTGTCGGAAAGCATAAGGGATATGAATATTCACGGACGGGAAATCCGACCCGATTTGCTTTGGAAGAATATATTGCCGCACTGGAAGGAGGAACGAGGGGGTTTGCTTTTGCCTCAGGGATGGCGGCCTTCTCCACGGTTCTGATGCTTTTCGACAAGGGGGACCACTTTGTGGTTGGAGATGATGTTTACGGGGGAACCTATCGTTTACTTTCCAAAGTATTTTCCCGTTTAGGTTTAAATGCAACCTTTGTGGACACCAGTGACCTTGATGCCGTGAAGTCAGCGATTACACCAAATACGAAGGCCATATTTTTGGAAACACCAAGTAATCCTTTACTAAAAATTTCAGATATATCAGCTGTTGCTGAACTTACCCGTTCGCAGGGACTGCTGCTGGGGGTTGACAATACGTTCATGACTCCGTATTGGCAAAATCCGTTGGAATTAGGGGCAGACATTGTGATTCACAGTGCAACCAAGTATTTGGGAGGTCATAGCGATGTGGTCGCAGGATTGGTTGCCGTAAAGGATGAGTCTTTGGGAAATGAACTTCACTTTTTGCAAAATTCTGTAGGTGCTGTGCTAGGTCCTCAAGACTCGTGGTTACTCATGAGAGGAATAAAAACCCTTGGTGTCAGGATGGAAGAGCACGAAAGAAATGCCCGTGATCTAGCATACTGGCTTTCCAATAGAAAGGATATTGGCAAAGTGTACTATCCGGGGCTTTCCAGTCATCCCGGTCATGCTATTGCCAAGAAACAGGCCGGTGGTTTTGGAGGTATGATTTCTTTCGATGTAGGAAGTGGAGAGAGGGCTGAGAAAGTTCTCTCAAGGGTTAAATATTTCACCCTTGCTGAAAGCTTGGGTGCCGTCGAAAGTCTCATTTCCGTACCGGCTAAAATGACCCATGCTTCTATTCCTCCGGAAAGAAGGGCAGAACTAGGCATCAGTGATGGATTAATCCGCGTTTCTATTGGGATTGAAGATATAGAAGACCTCATTGAAGATCTGGAACAGGCCCTTGCTTAA
- a CDS encoding YIEGIA family protein, with protein sequence MKPEGMLDHESLVLILTAIIMGTLARWLTIKEDYRQYPTYPNGYLIHLVTGFIASALGAVAIPALLTKNFVAVTFLTLAIQQFRDVRKMEKESLKDLESTEYTFRGDAYIDGIAKTFESRNYFSLLVSLGTAISMQLTTSEEDWINISVGVVTGLLLVYILKRFSKGKTVGDIADVEEGKVEVKGTELYVNGVFVSNLLGTDNAQEMFKKEGMAVVINPREDHFRIALDHFGQRQAILFEATKALGVKRYHFSRKEYEQGRIIITLVPIKKDIDALIEVVKKSPLLETIKKSHRVMKTNLFGGK encoded by the coding sequence GTGAAGCCAGAGGGGATGCTGGACCACGAATCTTTGGTTCTTATTTTGACGGCAATCATCATGGGCACCCTGGCCAGGTGGTTGACGATTAAAGAAGATTACAGACAGTATCCTACCTATCCGAATGGATACCTTATTCATCTAGTTACCGGATTTATTGCTTCGGCCTTGGGTGCGGTTGCCATCCCGGCACTATTAACCAAAAATTTTGTGGCGGTTACCTTTCTCACCCTTGCCATTCAACAATTCCGGGACGTTCGGAAGATGGAAAAAGAGAGTTTAAAAGATCTGGAAAGTACCGAGTATACGTTTCGCGGCGATGCATATATTGATGGAATTGCCAAAACCTTTGAATCAAGAAATTATTTTTCGTTACTGGTATCCTTGGGTACGGCGATTAGCATGCAGCTTACAACGAGCGAAGAAGACTGGATCAACATATCGGTGGGTGTGGTGACAGGATTGCTTCTGGTTTATATCCTTAAGAGATTTTCAAAAGGGAAAACTGTTGGAGATATCGCTGATGTTGAAGAGGGAAAAGTGGAAGTAAAAGGAACCGAACTTTATGTAAACGGAGTATTTGTCAGCAATTTATTAGGTACCGATAATGCCCAGGAAATGTTTAAAAAAGAAGGGATGGCAGTGGTTATTAACCCAAGGGAGGATCATTTTCGCATTGCCCTTGATCATTTCGGGCAGCGTCAAGCCATTTTATTTGAGGCGACTAAGGCTTTGGGTGTGAAGCGTTATCATTTTTCAAGGAAAGAATATGAACAGGGAAGGATCATTATTACCTTGGTACCTATAAAGAAGGATATTGATGCATTGATCGAGGTGGTAAAAAAATCCCCTCTATTGGAAACCATTAAAAAAAGTCACAGGGTTATGAAAACCAATCTGTTTGGAGGGAAGTAG
- a CDS encoding capping complex subunit for YIEGIA — MGRESSVFPNYEILAVVTTEKNRILNGKALCILAKDEEEKKNITLDIAKALKGDVTQLSTGDYLVLRV; from the coding sequence ATGGGCCGTGAATCTTCTGTGTTTCCCAATTATGAAATTTTGGCGGTCGTGACTACTGAGAAAAATAGGATATTAAATGGAAAGGCATTATGTATTTTAGCCAAGGATGAAGAAGAGAAAAAAAATATAACGCTGGACATTGCCAAGGCCTTAAAAGGGGACGTTACTCAATTGTCAACGGGGGATTATTTGGTTTTGAGGGTATAA
- a CDS encoding DUF1450 domain-containing protein: MKPLVEICQSNLALGTYKVLEALENDPDLDVDILEYGCLGNCGECFQNPYALVEGELISASTPDELLDKIKKYIKENWMIDIDGH; the protein is encoded by the coding sequence ATGAAACCCCTTGTGGAAATTTGCCAAAGTAATTTAGCATTAGGGACGTATAAAGTATTAGAGGCTTTGGAGAATGATCCCGATCTAGATGTGGACATTTTGGAATACGGGTGTTTGGGAAACTGTGGCGAATGTTTTCAAAATCCGTATGCCCTCGTTGAAGGCGAACTCATTTCTGCCAGTACTCCCGATGAACTGTTGGATAAAATTAAAAAATATATTAAAGAAAATTGGATGATAGACATAGACGGCCACTAA
- a CDS encoding nitric-oxide reductase large subunit: protein MAPHVKTITPTTKKTLLKQVLIVTLILSFTVLIAGGLWIFKTMAPQPGTIQTTNGQVVSTIKEIKGGQAVWQKYGLMDYGSVLGQGSYLGPDYTAEALHILTQSMQNYYAKNDFGKSSFNELTEEQKITVRERVIEEIKENRYNEETDALVITDAQFYGLQEIRKYYADIFTNGNGNGILPGLINEGDIPETDRAWVAEGDQLKQISDFFFWTAWLSAAKRPNDTITYTNNWPYDLDAGNTMPYSAIWWSAASTALLILLTAVILYFHYRYHFGMQEAYEPDKFPKINLQKLPLTPSQVKSGKYFTIVALLFLIQAGLGGLLAHYYIDPDSFYGLDWIVNLLPFNIAKTYHLQLAIFWIATAWLGMGVYVAPIIGGKEPKKQGLLVNILFWALIVLVGGSVIGEWLGAKGYLGNLWFLLGHQGWEYLELGRLWQVVLAVGMLIWLFIVFRGMRSGLRAETDKGGLIHLLFYASIAVPAFYVFAFFYNPGSNFTYSDYWRWWIIHLWVEGIFEVFAVVVIGFLMVHLGLVTRKSTLRALYFQLTILMGSGVIGIGHHYYYNGSAEIWIGLGAVFSALEVIPLTLLILEAYDQYKMMKAGGVDFPYRSTFWFLISTAIWNLVGAGVLGFLINLPAVNYYEHGSYLTPAHGHGSMMGVYGMFAIAVLLFCLRNIVKPETWNDKLLKISCWGLNIGLAGMIIVTLLPVGMIQMQTAFESGFWAARAADFYNIPIVNKLLWIRVIPDTIFILFGVVPLAYFAVKSLFHLRKPNRKEGENL from the coding sequence ATGGCTCCACATGTTAAAACCATTACTCCTACAACAAAAAAAACACTTTTGAAACAGGTATTGATCGTTACACTGATTCTCTCCTTTACCGTTCTTATCGCCGGAGGACTTTGGATCTTTAAAACCATGGCTCCACAGCCAGGAACCATTCAAACGACAAATGGCCAGGTTGTAAGTACGATTAAAGAAATTAAGGGAGGCCAGGCGGTTTGGCAAAAATATGGATTAATGGACTACGGGTCCGTACTTGGACAAGGCTCCTATTTAGGACCTGATTATACCGCTGAAGCTCTCCATATTCTAACTCAATCCATGCAAAACTATTATGCAAAAAATGATTTTGGAAAAAGCTCCTTTAACGAACTTACAGAAGAACAAAAAATAACGGTAAGAGAAAGGGTGATCGAGGAAATAAAAGAAAACCGTTATAATGAGGAAACCGATGCGTTGGTCATCACCGATGCACAGTTTTATGGTCTTCAAGAAATCAGAAAATATTATGCAGATATATTTACAAATGGGAATGGGAATGGCATTTTACCTGGGCTGATTAATGAAGGGGATATACCTGAAACTGACAGAGCTTGGGTAGCAGAAGGGGACCAGTTAAAGCAGATCTCTGACTTCTTTTTCTGGACTGCTTGGCTTTCTGCAGCAAAAAGACCAAATGACACGATTACTTATACCAATAACTGGCCTTATGACTTGGATGCAGGAAATACCATGCCTTATTCTGCCATCTGGTGGAGTGCGGCAAGTACCGCGCTTCTTATCCTATTAACTGCTGTTATACTATATTTCCATTATCGTTATCACTTTGGAATGCAGGAGGCTTATGAACCGGATAAATTTCCAAAAATTAATCTGCAGAAACTACCCCTTACTCCAAGTCAGGTGAAGTCAGGAAAATACTTTACTATCGTTGCATTACTGTTTTTGATCCAAGCTGGTTTGGGAGGACTTTTAGCCCACTATTATATTGACCCCGATTCATTCTACGGACTTGATTGGATTGTTAATCTGTTACCTTTTAACATAGCTAAAACCTATCACCTGCAGCTAGCTATTTTCTGGATTGCAACGGCTTGGTTAGGAATGGGCGTGTATGTCGCTCCGATCATAGGAGGAAAAGAACCAAAAAAACAGGGGCTATTGGTTAATATTCTCTTTTGGGCCTTAATAGTTCTGGTAGGCGGCAGTGTCATTGGAGAGTGGTTAGGTGCTAAAGGTTATCTTGGGAACTTGTGGTTCCTCCTTGGTCACCAAGGATGGGAATACCTAGAGTTAGGGCGTCTATGGCAAGTGGTTCTCGCTGTCGGTATGTTGATCTGGCTATTCATTGTTTTCCGCGGAATGAGAAGCGGCCTTCGTGCGGAGACTGATAAGGGTGGACTCATTCACCTGCTCTTCTATGCTTCCATTGCTGTCCCAGCCTTTTATGTATTCGCATTCTTTTACAATCCTGGCTCCAACTTTACCTACTCCGATTATTGGCGTTGGTGGATTATCCATCTGTGGGTAGAGGGAATATTTGAAGTATTTGCCGTTGTGGTGATTGGCTTCCTGATGGTCCATCTAGGATTAGTTACCAGAAAATCAACCCTTCGTGCCCTTTATTTCCAGTTAACCATACTTATGGGAAGCGGTGTCATCGGAATCGGTCACCACTACTACTACAATGGATCTGCAGAAATATGGATTGGTTTGGGGGCCGTATTCTCAGCATTGGAAGTGATTCCGTTAACTCTCCTTATTCTTGAAGCCTATGACCAATATAAAATGATGAAGGCCGGGGGCGTTGATTTCCCTTATAGATCAACCTTCTGGTTCCTGATTTCAACTGCCATTTGGAATTTGGTGGGTGCCGGTGTTCTCGGTTTTCTCATTAATTTACCAGCAGTGAATTACTACGAACACGGTTCCTATTTAACACCAGCCCACGGCCATGGATCGATGATGGGTGTATACGGGATGTTTGCGATTGCCGTTCTTCTCTTCTGTCTGCGAAACATCGTGAAGCCGGAAACATGGAATGACAAACTGCTCAAGATCTCATGCTGGGGACTTAACATTGGTTTAGCCGGCATGATTATCGTCACCCTATTGCCTGTGGGTATGATTCAGATGCAAACGGCCTTTGAAAGTGGATTCTGGGCTGCCCGTGCAGCAGACTTTTATAACATACCAATCGTAAATAAACTTCTTTGGATCAGAGTTATCCCAGATACCATCTTCATCTTGTTTGGTGTGGTACCACTCGCCTACTTTGCTGTTAAATCTTTGTTTCACCTTCGTAAGCCCAATAGAAAAGAAGGAGAAAATCTGTAA